In Methanosarcinales archaeon, the genomic stretch GCCCAGATCGCGGGTGCACGGGAAGAACAGAGAGGGAGAGGCAAAAGAAGAGGCCGTAGATAAAACTTTAAGGAGCTAAAAAATAATGGCAGAAGGTAAATGGGGTGTTGCCCACATCCAGGCATCATTCAATAACACTATAATCACAATAACAGATCTTACAGGAGCAGAGACCATCGCCAAGGTGAGCGGAGGTATGGTGGTCAAAGCCGCCAGGGATGAGAGTTCTCCGTATACTGCGATGCAGATGGCAAACCAGCTTGCTGATAAACTCAGGGACAAGGATATTGTTGGTATCCATGTTAAAGTCCGGGCACCTGGTGGAAACAAACAGCGTAGTCCAGGTCCAGGAGCACAGGCTGCAATAAGGGCTTTTGCCAGGGCAGGTATCAGGATCGGCAGGATCGAAGATGTCACACCTATTCCCCATGACGGTACTCAGACCAAAGGCGGCCGCCGGGGACGAAGAGTTTAGGCGAGGCAAATAATGGAAATAGAAATTATCGAGTTATCTGACGAAAAAGCTAAATTCTTACTCAAAGATGTTAAAGCTGCAGTGGCAAACGGGCTTAGAAGAAGCATGTTAGCAGAAGTGCCCACTATGGCAATTGATTATGTGAATATTTACGACAACACATCTGTCCTATTTGATGA encodes the following:
- a CDS encoding 30S ribosomal protein S11, translated to MAEGKWGVAHIQASFNNTIITITDLTGAETIAKVSGGMVVKAARDESSPYTAMQMANQLADKLRDKDIVGIHVKVRAPGGNKQRSPGPGAQAAIRAFARAGIRIGRIEDVTPIPHDGTQTKGGRRGRRV